A genomic segment from Psychrobacter arcticus 273-4 encodes:
- the rpoC gene encoding DNA-directed RNA polymerase subunit beta' has product MKDLLDIMQSPTSNGNHEFDSIQITLASPDVIKSWSHGEVKKPETINYRTFKPERDGLFCAKIFGPVKDFECLCGKYKRRKFQGVICEKCGVEVTTAKVRRDRMGHIDLASPVAHIWFLKSLPSRIGLLLDMTLRDIERVLYFESYIVTEPGLTSLEKYQLLDDEDYYKALEEFGDEFTAKMGAEAVQDLLKDIDLDLEIDELREAIPQTGSETKLKKMSKRLKLLEAFRNSNNKPEWMVMNILPVLPPDLRPLVPLEGGRFATSDLNDLYRRVINRNNRLKRLLELSAPDIIVRNEKRMLQESVDALLDNGRRGRAITGSNKRPLKSLADMIKGKQGRFRQNLLGKRVDYSGRSVIVVGPTLRLHQCGLPKKMALELFKPFTYNKLLSHGLATTIKAAKKMVEREEPQVWDMLAMVIREHPVLLNRAPTLHRLGLQAFEPVLIEGKAIQLHPLVCTAFNADFDGDQMAVHVPLTLEAQLESRALMMSTNNILSPANGEPIIVPSQDVVLGLYYISRSSVNAKGEGMIFATVNEALRAIGSNDLHVNAKIKVRVTETHIDDDGNRTKETSIKDTVAGRLLIWNIMPVGMSFDECNEEMTKKNISKLINSCYRKVGVKESVMFADQLMYLGFAQATLSGVSIGIDDMVIPPLKKQIIEVAEAEVREIEDQFEQGFVTAGERYNKVVDIWSRTNDKVAKAMMDNLATDKIINAKGEEEEQKSFNSIFIMSDSGARGSAAQIRQLAGMRGLMAKPDGSIIETPIKANFREGLTVLQYFISTHGARKGLADTALKTANSGYLTRRLVDVAQDLVITSDDCGTEQGLLMKPHIQGGEIIEKLGELVLGRVTARDVTYNDDAEKILIPAGTLIDEHWVKVLDNNAIDDIWARSVITCEIEHGVCSQCYGRDLARGHKVNIGESVGVMAAQSIGEPGTQLTMRTFHVGGAASSASVDNSISVRSAGQAHFENMKTVQHTDGHLVIVSRSAEIALTDELGRERERYKVPYGSSVLIKDEEQVEGGQTIAKWDPHTHPIITEFAGTARFSEITDGLTATVKVDDATGMSSFEILATRDRSSSAKDLRPAIILNTDEGKEVIYFLPAETIIRVSDGEKVAAGSILGRVPQASSGTKDITGGLPRVADLFEARRPKDHAIMAEMSGVVSFGKETKGKNRFIITNEDGEIHEELIPKWRQINVFENETVARGEVIADGPQNPHDILRLKGQTALADYIVNEVQDVYRLQGVKINDKHIEVIIRQMLRKVEITDGGDSNHFKGDQVEYADIKALNAKLEAEDKFPVQFERQLLGITKASLATESFISAASFQETTRVLTAAAVTGKVDELRGLKENVVVGRLIPAGTGLAYHKARKEKAEQKLQDKDLNAAFDMSATTDSKDFASFDEAFAQELNQGNH; this is encoded by the coding sequence TTGAAAGATTTACTCGATATCATGCAAAGCCCTACCAGCAATGGTAACCATGAGTTTGATAGCATCCAAATTACCTTGGCATCGCCTGACGTTATTAAGTCGTGGTCGCATGGTGAAGTAAAAAAACCTGAAACCATTAACTATCGTACGTTCAAACCTGAACGTGATGGTCTTTTTTGTGCCAAAATTTTTGGTCCAGTAAAAGATTTTGAATGTTTATGTGGTAAATATAAGCGCCGTAAATTCCAAGGCGTTATATGCGAAAAATGTGGCGTTGAAGTTACCACGGCTAAAGTTCGCCGCGATCGCATGGGTCATATTGACCTAGCGAGCCCTGTTGCGCATATTTGGTTCTTAAAATCATTACCAAGCCGCATCGGTCTATTGCTAGATATGACGCTTCGTGATATCGAACGCGTATTGTATTTTGAAAGCTATATCGTGACTGAGCCAGGGTTGACTTCTTTAGAGAAGTATCAACTGCTTGATGATGAAGATTATTATAAAGCGCTTGAAGAATTCGGTGATGAATTCACGGCCAAGATGGGTGCTGAAGCGGTTCAAGACCTTTTAAAAGATATCGACTTAGATTTAGAGATTGATGAGTTACGTGAAGCGATTCCGCAAACTGGTTCTGAAACCAAGCTTAAAAAGATGTCTAAGCGTCTTAAATTATTAGAAGCTTTCCGTAATTCTAATAATAAGCCTGAGTGGATGGTAATGAATATCTTACCAGTACTACCACCAGATTTGCGTCCTCTAGTACCACTTGAAGGCGGTCGTTTTGCGACATCAGATCTTAACGATTTATATCGCCGCGTTATTAACCGTAATAATCGTCTAAAGCGTCTGCTTGAGCTAAGCGCTCCTGATATCATCGTACGTAACGAAAAACGTATGTTGCAAGAATCAGTAGATGCATTGTTAGACAACGGTCGCCGCGGTCGTGCGATTACTGGTAGTAACAAGCGTCCATTGAAATCTTTGGCTGATATGATCAAAGGTAAGCAAGGTCGTTTCCGTCAAAACTTACTAGGTAAACGTGTTGATTATTCTGGTCGTTCGGTGATCGTTGTTGGTCCAACCTTACGTCTACATCAGTGTGGTCTACCGAAGAAAATGGCACTTGAATTGTTCAAGCCATTTACATATAACAAATTATTGTCTCATGGCTTGGCGACGACGATTAAAGCTGCCAAAAAAATGGTAGAGCGTGAAGAGCCACAAGTGTGGGATATGCTGGCCATGGTTATCCGTGAGCATCCAGTGCTGCTTAACCGTGCGCCAACGCTTCACCGTTTGGGTCTACAAGCATTTGAGCCAGTACTAATCGAAGGTAAAGCGATTCAGCTTCACCCTCTAGTTTGTACCGCATTCAACGCTGACTTTGATGGTGACCAAATGGCGGTACACGTGCCATTGACACTAGAAGCACAGCTTGAATCACGTGCACTTATGATGTCGACCAACAATATCTTGTCTCCTGCTAACGGTGAGCCAATCATCGTACCATCACAAGATGTGGTATTGGGCTTGTATTACATCAGCCGCTCGTCAGTGAATGCCAAAGGCGAGGGCATGATTTTTGCCACCGTTAATGAAGCATTGCGTGCGATTGGTTCAAACGATTTACATGTTAACGCCAAGATTAAAGTGCGTGTGACTGAAACGCATATTGATGATGACGGCAATCGTACTAAAGAGACGAGTATCAAAGATACCGTTGCTGGTCGCTTGTTAATCTGGAACATCATGCCTGTTGGTATGTCGTTTGATGAATGTAATGAAGAGATGACGAAGAAGAATATCTCTAAATTGATCAACTCTTGCTACCGTAAAGTGGGTGTTAAAGAAAGTGTTATGTTTGCTGACCAATTGATGTATCTTGGTTTTGCACAAGCAACACTGTCTGGTGTGTCTATCGGTATCGATGACATGGTCATTCCACCACTGAAAAAGCAAATCATCGAAGTGGCAGAAGCAGAAGTGCGCGAGATTGAAGATCAATTTGAGCAAGGCTTTGTAACGGCTGGTGAGCGTTATAATAAAGTGGTTGATATCTGGTCACGTACCAATGACAAAGTCGCCAAAGCGATGATGGACAACTTAGCGACTGATAAAATTATCAACGCTAAGGGTGAAGAAGAAGAGCAGAAGTCATTTAACTCTATCTTTATCATGTCAGATTCTGGTGCTCGTGGTAGTGCCGCACAGATTCGTCAGCTCGCTGGTATGCGTGGTTTGATGGCTAAGCCAGATGGCTCAATCATTGAGACACCGATTAAGGCTAACTTCCGTGAAGGTTTGACCGTACTGCAGTACTTTATCTCAACGCATGGTGCGCGTAAAGGTCTTGCGGATACGGCACTAAAAACCGCTAACTCAGGTTACTTGACGCGTCGTTTGGTTGACGTGGCACAAGATTTGGTTATTACCAGTGATGATTGTGGTACTGAGCAAGGCTTGCTCATGAAGCCACATATTCAAGGCGGTGAAATCATTGAGAAGTTGGGCGAGCTAGTACTAGGTCGTGTAACGGCACGTGATGTTACTTATAACGATGATGCTGAAAAAATCTTGATTCCAGCTGGTACTTTAATCGATGAGCATTGGGTTAAGGTGCTAGACAATAACGCAATCGATGATATTTGGGCACGTTCAGTGATTACCTGTGAGATCGAACATGGTGTTTGTTCACAGTGTTATGGTCGTGACCTTGCTCGTGGTCATAAAGTGAATATCGGCGAGTCAGTCGGTGTTATGGCAGCGCAGTCTATCGGTGAGCCTGGTACTCAGTTGACCATGCGTACTTTCCACGTTGGTGGCGCAGCAAGTTCTGCTTCTGTGGACAACAGCATTTCAGTTCGTAGTGCTGGTCAAGCGCATTTTGAAAACATGAAAACTGTACAGCACACTGATGGTCACTTGGTTATCGTATCACGTTCAGCTGAAATCGCCTTGACCGATGAACTTGGTCGTGAGCGTGAGCGTTATAAAGTACCTTATGGTTCAAGCGTCCTCATAAAAGACGAAGAGCAGGTTGAAGGCGGTCAAACCATCGCTAAGTGGGATCCACACACGCATCCTATTATCACAGAATTCGCGGGTACAGCACGTTTCAGTGAAATCACTGATGGCTTAACTGCTACAGTAAAAGTTGATGACGCGACTGGTATGAGCTCGTTTGAGATTCTAGCGACTCGTGACCGTTCAAGCTCAGCAAAAGACTTGCGTCCTGCGATTATCTTGAACACCGACGAAGGTAAAGAAGTGATTTACTTCTTACCCGCTGAAACCATCATTCGCGTCAGCGACGGTGAAAAAGTAGCAGCCGGTTCGATTCTAGGTCGTGTACCACAAGCATCTTCAGGTACCAAAGATATTACCGGTGGTCTGCCACGTGTAGCCGATTTATTCGAAGCTCGTCGTCCAAAAGATCACGCTATCATGGCAGAAATGAGCGGTGTCGTTAGCTTTGGTAAAGAAACCAAAGGTAAAAACCGCTTTATCATTACTAATGAAGATGGCGAGATTCATGAAGAGCTGATCCCGAAATGGCGTCAAATTAACGTCTTTGAAAACGAGACAGTTGCCCGTGGTGAGGTTATTGCTGATGGTCCACAAAATCCGCATGATATCTTACGTCTAAAAGGACAAACCGCGCTTGCTGATTATATCGTCAACGAAGTACAGGACGTTTATCGTCTGCAGGGCGTAAAAATCAACGATAAGCACATCGAAGTCATTATTCGTCAGATGTTGCGTAAAGTTGAGATTACGGATGGCGGTGATTCAAATCACTTTAAAGGCGATCAGGTAGAATATGCTGATATCAAAGCATTGAATGCTAAGCTGGAAGCGGAAGATAAATTCCCAGTTCAGTTTGAGCGTCAATTACTTGGTATCACCAAAGCAAGCTTGGCAACGGAAAGCTTCATCTCAGCCGCATCGTTCCAGGAAACCACACGTGTCCTAACGGCTGCTGCGGTTACTGGTAAAGTGGATGAGCTACGTGGTCTGAAAGAAAACGTGGTGGTTGGTCGCTTAATCCCTGCTGGTACGGGTCTTGCTTATCATAAAGCTCGTAAAGAAAAAGCGGAGCAAAAACTGCAGGATAAAGACTTAAATGCAGCGTTTGATATGTCAGCGACTACTGACAGTAAAGACTTTGCAAGTTTCGATGAAGCGTTTGCTCAAGAGCTGAATCAAGGTAATCATTAA
- the rpoB gene encoding DNA-directed RNA polymerase subunit beta, with translation MAYSYTEKKRIRKSFAELPTVMDIPYLLSIQVDSYEQFLQEHKKPKARENTGLQAAYSSIFPIESHSGNAELQFVEYYLGTPEFDERECILRGSTFAAPMRVKIRLIIKDKDSKDKDSKAAIKDIREQSVYMGEMPLMTANGTFIINGTERVIVSQLHRSPGVFFDHDKGKSHSSGKVLYNARIIPYRGSWLDFEFDAKDLVFARIDRRRKLLASIILRALGLSTSEILDLFFDKVKVYKGEEQFEIDLVADRLRGEMAQFDIVTPEGDVVVEQGKRINARRIRQLEEAGMTKISIPDEYLYERILAEDIIVNDEVIARANTLIDHELLVKLSAFEASESIKEFSILFTNDIDQGSYIADTLRADSTSSREEALIEIYKVMRPGEPPTVETAEKLFDSMFFNADRYDLSNVGRMKFNRRLGLDFVDTDDADIQRERSVLTNADIVNVLKELIEIRNGRGEVDDIDHLGNRRIRSVGEMAENQFRVGLVRVERAVKERLSSAESDNLSPQDLINSKPVAAAVKEFFGSSQLSQFMDQNNPLSEVTHKRRVSALGPGGLTRERAGFEVRDVHDTHYGRVCPIETPEGPNIGLINSLATFAKTNSFGFLETPYRRVVDGKVTDVIEYLSAIEEVGTVIAQADSPVTADGALSDEMVSVRSYGEFVRMPPEKVTHMDVSPSQVVSVAAGLIPFLEHDDANRALMGSNMQRQAVPTLRADKPLVGTGMERHVARDSGVCVIAKRGGVIEDVDASRIVVRVNEAEMIAGEAGIDIYNLVKYTRSNQNTCINQRIIVNQGDEIAFGDILADGPSTDLGELALGQNIRIAFMPWNGYNFEDSILLSEKVVKEDRFTTIHIQELTCVARDTKLGTEEITADIPNVGEAALSSLDEAGIVYIGAEVDAGDILVGKVTPKGETQLTPEEKLLRAIFGEKAADVKDTSLRVPTSSKGTVIDVQVFTRDGVEKDARARAIEKSQLDSYRKDLKEELRIFEEAARGRIGNLLDGQKVSGGSGLKAGTIMALADMKDMSLETLLDIQPVEEEISERLTQIAEYLVDKQKDIDVKFAEKKRKLTAGDDLQHGVQKIVKVYLAVKRRIQPGDKMAGRHGNKGVVSRIMPVEDMPYDEHGNTVDIVLNPLGVPSRMNIGQVLETHLGMAAKGLGEKIDGMLKSQAAIKDLREFLDKIYNQVGGEQVDLDSLTDDDIMALADNLRAGVPMGTAVFDGAKESQVKDLLELAGMDRDGQQTLYDGRTGQKFDRKVTVGYMYMLKLNHLVDDKMHARSTGSYSLVTQQPLGGKAQFGGQRFGEMEVWALEAYGATYTLQEMLTVKSDDVEGRTRMYKNIVDGEQYMDPGMPESFNVLTKEIKSLGINIELKQTH, from the coding sequence ATTTTTCCAATTGAGAGTCACTCTGGTAATGCAGAGCTACAATTCGTTGAATACTATTTAGGTACGCCTGAATTTGATGAGCGTGAGTGTATCTTACGTGGTTCGACGTTTGCTGCGCCTATGCGTGTCAAAATTCGCTTAATCATCAAAGACAAAGATAGCAAAGATAAAGACAGCAAAGCGGCTATTAAAGATATCCGTGAGCAAAGCGTTTATATGGGCGAGATGCCACTTATGACCGCTAACGGTACCTTTATTATCAATGGTACTGAGCGTGTTATCGTCTCTCAGCTTCATCGTTCACCTGGTGTGTTCTTTGACCATGATAAAGGTAAGTCGCACTCAAGTGGTAAAGTTCTATATAACGCTCGTATCATTCCTTACCGTGGTTCATGGCTTGACTTTGAATTCGATGCTAAAGACTTAGTTTTTGCTCGTATTGATCGTCGTCGTAAGCTATTGGCATCTATTATTCTGCGCGCTTTAGGCTTAAGCACTTCTGAGATCTTAGATTTATTCTTTGATAAAGTGAAGGTTTATAAAGGTGAAGAGCAGTTCGAGATTGATCTGGTTGCTGATCGCTTACGTGGTGAGATGGCACAGTTCGATATCGTTACTCCTGAAGGCGACGTAGTTGTTGAGCAGGGAAAACGTATTAATGCTCGCCGTATCCGTCAGCTTGAAGAAGCGGGTATGACGAAAATCTCGATTCCTGATGAATACTTATATGAGCGTATTTTAGCAGAAGACATCATCGTTAATGATGAAGTTATCGCTCGTGCTAACACGCTGATTGACCATGAATTATTGGTTAAACTAAGTGCATTTGAAGCCAGTGAATCTATTAAAGAATTCAGTATTCTGTTCACTAATGATATCGATCAGGGCAGTTATATTGCTGATACGCTACGTGCAGATAGCACGTCAAGCCGTGAAGAAGCTTTGATTGAGATTTATAAAGTCATGCGCCCAGGTGAGCCACCAACGGTTGAGACTGCTGAGAAACTTTTTGACAGCATGTTCTTTAACGCGGATCGTTATGACTTATCGAATGTCGGTCGTATGAAGTTTAACCGTCGTTTAGGTCTTGATTTTGTAGATACGGATGACGCTGATATTCAGCGTGAACGTAGCGTATTGACCAATGCCGACATCGTTAACGTATTAAAAGAGCTGATCGAGATTCGTAATGGTCGCGGTGAAGTTGATGATATTGACCATTTAGGTAACCGCCGTATTCGTTCGGTCGGCGAGATGGCAGAAAACCAATTCCGTGTCGGTCTAGTACGTGTTGAGCGTGCGGTTAAAGAGCGTTTAAGCTCAGCAGAATCTGATAATTTATCGCCACAAGATTTGATTAATTCAAAACCTGTTGCGGCAGCGGTTAAAGAATTCTTTGGCTCAAGCCAGTTATCACAGTTTATGGATCAGAATAATCCATTGTCTGAAGTGACGCATAAACGTCGTGTTTCAGCGTTAGGACCCGGTGGTCTGACCCGTGAACGTGCAGGCTTTGAAGTACGTGACGTACATGATACGCATTATGGTCGCGTATGTCCGATTGAAACTCCTGAAGGTCCAAACATTGGTTTGATTAACTCATTAGCAACTTTTGCTAAAACTAATAGCTTCGGCTTCTTAGAGACGCCTTATCGTCGTGTGGTAGATGGTAAAGTCACGGATGTTATTGAATATCTATCAGCAATTGAAGAAGTAGGTACGGTCATTGCACAGGCTGATTCACCAGTGACCGCCGATGGCGCGTTATCTGATGAGATGGTCAGTGTGCGTAGTTATGGTGAATTCGTCCGCATGCCGCCAGAAAAAGTGACACATATGGATGTGTCGCCAAGTCAGGTAGTATCGGTCGCAGCTGGTTTGATTCCATTCCTAGAGCATGATGATGCTAACCGTGCCTTGATGGGCTCGAACATGCAGCGTCAGGCGGTTCCTACGCTACGTGCTGATAAGCCGTTAGTAGGTACGGGTATGGAACGTCACGTTGCGCGTGACTCAGGTGTTTGTGTGATCGCTAAGCGTGGCGGCGTGATCGAAGATGTTGATGCGTCGCGTATTGTCGTTCGTGTTAATGAAGCAGAGATGATTGCTGGTGAAGCCGGTATTGATATCTATAACTTAGTTAAATACACACGTTCGAACCAAAACACTTGTATCAACCAACGTATTATCGTTAACCAAGGCGATGAAATTGCTTTCGGTGATATCTTGGCTGATGGTCCATCAACGGATCTTGGTGAGTTAGCATTAGGTCAGAACATCCGCATCGCATTTATGCCGTGGAATGGTTACAACTTCGAAGATTCAATCTTGTTATCTGAAAAAGTCGTGAAAGAAGATCGTTTCACGACCATTCATATTCAAGAATTGACCTGTGTGGCGCGTGATACCAAGCTAGGTACTGAAGAGATCACTGCTGATATTCCAAACGTTGGTGAAGCAGCTCTATCAAGTCTTGATGAAGCCGGTATTGTTTATATTGGTGCTGAAGTTGACGCTGGTGATATCCTAGTTGGTAAAGTGACACCAAAAGGTGAGACGCAACTAACGCCAGAAGAGAAATTGCTCCGGGCTATCTTTGGTGAAAAAGCCGCTGATGTGAAAGACACGTCGTTACGTGTTCCAACATCAAGCAAAGGTACGGTTATTGACGTACAAGTCTTTACCCGTGACGGTGTTGAAAAAGATGCGCGTGCAAGAGCGATTGAAAAATCACAGCTTGATAGCTATCGTAAAGATTTAAAAGAAGAGCTCCGCATCTTTGAAGAAGCAGCTCGTGGTCGTATTGGTAATCTTTTAGATGGTCAAAAAGTCAGTGGTGGTTCTGGTCTAAAAGCCGGTACAATCATGGCATTGGCTGATATGAAAGATATGAGCCTTGAGACTTTGCTTGATATCCAGCCAGTTGAAGAAGAAATCTCTGAGCGTCTAACGCAAATCGCAGAGTACTTAGTTGATAAGCAAAAAGATATCGATGTGAAGTTTGCTGAGAAAAAACGCAAACTGACGGCAGGTGATGATTTACAACATGGCGTACAAAAAATCGTTAAGGTCTATCTAGCGGTTAAGCGTCGTATCCAGCCTGGTGATAAAATGGCGGGTCGTCATGGTAACAAAGGTGTGGTATCACGTATTATGCCAGTTGAAGACATGCCGTATGATGAGCATGGCAATACTGTCGACATCGTATTGAACCCGCTTGGTGTTCCATCACGTATGAACATTGGTCAGGTTCTTGAGACGCATTTGGGTATGGCAGCAAAAGGCTTGGGCGAAAAAATTGATGGCATGCTCAAATCGCAAGCAGCAATCAAAGATTTGCGTGAGTTCTTAGATAAAATCTATAACCAAGTGGGCGGCGAGCAAGTCGATCTTGATAGCTTAACTGATGATGACATCATGGCGCTAGCAGATAACTTGCGTGCTGGTGTGCCAATGGGTACGGCAGTATTCGATGGTGCAAAAGAAAGCCAAGTTAAAGATTTGCTAGAGCTTGCTGGTATGGATCGTGATGGTCAGCAGACGTTATATGATGGTCGTACGGGTCAGAAGTTTGACCGTAAAGTGACGGTTGGCTACATGTATATGCTGAAATTGAACCATTTAGTCGATGACAAAATGCATGCGCGTTCAACTGGTTCATACTCACTAGTGACGCAGCAGCCTCTAGGTGGTAAAGCTCAGTTTGGTGGTCAGCGCTTTGGTGAGATGGAAGTATGGGCACTAGAAGCTTATGGCGCGACTTATACCTTGCAAGAGATGCTGACTGTGAAGTCGGATGACGTTGAAGGCCGTACGCGTATGTACAAAAACATCGTCGATGGTGAGCAATATATGGATCCAGGTATGCCTGAATCGTTTAACGTGTTGACCAAAGAAATCAAATCACTGGGTATTAATATTGAGTTAAAACAAACCCATTAA